In one Halorubrum sp. CBA1229 genomic region, the following are encoded:
- the secY gene encoding preprotein translocase subunit SecY — MSWKEAAEPVLSRMPVVERPAGHVPFRRKLTWTAGILIVYFFLTNINPFGLAVGQGSDFFGQFRSVLAGSSGSLLQVGIGPIVTASIVLQLLGGANLLGLDTDDPRDQVLYQGLQKLLVVIVTALTAAPMVFTGQFLPADPAVGQALGIGTFGVKSLIFVQIFVGGVLLLFMDEIVSKWGVGSGVGLFIIAAVSQQIVGGFFSFSALGARGFFANWYAIATGGTQLGSPFTSAGLESLLFAPGNILALFTTVFIFGIVVYAESVRVEIPLSHARVKGARGRFPVKLIYASVLPMILVRALQANIQFVGQLLSSQWAGMPAWLGVYGEQGQPTSGLFYYLNPIQQPEQWMWFRGAATGEPWMIAVRLAIDLTFMIVGGAIFAIFWVETTGMGPEATAKQIQNSGMQIPGFRRNPQVVEKVMERYIPQVTVIGGALVGFLAVMANLLGTIGQVSGTGLLLAVSITYKLYEEIAEEQLMEMHPMMRQMFGNE; from the coding sequence ATGAGCTGGAAGGAGGCCGCCGAACCGGTGCTCTCGCGGATGCCCGTCGTGGAGCGACCGGCGGGTCACGTCCCGTTCAGACGGAAGCTCACGTGGACGGCCGGCATCCTCATCGTCTACTTCTTCCTGACCAACATCAACCCGTTCGGGCTGGCCGTCGGTCAGGGGTCTGACTTCTTCGGGCAGTTCCGGTCGGTGCTCGCCGGATCGTCCGGCTCGCTGTTGCAGGTCGGTATCGGACCGATCGTCACGGCGTCCATCGTCCTCCAGCTGTTGGGCGGTGCGAACCTGCTGGGACTCGACACCGACGACCCGCGCGACCAGGTGCTCTACCAGGGCCTCCAGAAGCTGCTGGTGGTAATCGTCACGGCCCTGACGGCCGCGCCGATGGTGTTCACCGGCCAGTTCCTGCCCGCGGATCCGGCCGTCGGACAGGCGCTCGGTATCGGGACGTTCGGCGTCAAGTCGCTGATATTCGTCCAGATCTTCGTCGGCGGCGTCCTCCTTCTGTTCATGGACGAGATCGTGAGCAAGTGGGGCGTCGGCTCCGGCGTCGGGCTGTTCATCATCGCGGCGGTGAGCCAGCAGATCGTCGGCGGCTTCTTCAGCTTCTCCGCGCTCGGCGCGCGCGGCTTCTTCGCGAACTGGTACGCGATCGCGACGGGCGGCACCCAGCTCGGGTCGCCGTTCACGTCGGCCGGACTCGAGTCGCTGCTGTTCGCGCCGGGGAACATCCTCGCGCTGTTCACGACGGTGTTCATCTTCGGGATCGTCGTCTACGCGGAGTCGGTCCGCGTCGAGATCCCGCTCTCGCACGCCCGCGTGAAGGGCGCCCGCGGCCGCTTCCCGGTGAAGCTCATCTACGCGTCCGTCCTGCCGATGATCCTCGTCCGGGCGCTGCAGGCGAACATCCAGTTCGTCGGGCAGCTCCTCTCCTCGCAGTGGGCGGGGATGCCGGCGTGGCTCGGCGTGTACGGCGAGCAGGGACAGCCCACGTCCGGGCTGTTCTACTACCTGAACCCCATCCAGCAGCCGGAGCAGTGGATGTGGTTCCGCGGCGCGGCGACCGGCGAACCGTGGATGATCGCGGTCCGGCTCGCGATCGACCTCACGTTCATGATCGTCGGCGGAGCGATCTTCGCCATCTTCTGGGTCGAGACCACCGGGATGGGCCCGGAGGCGACCGCGAAGCAGATCCAGAACTCCGGGATGCAGATCCCCGGCTTCCGACGGAACCCGCAGGTCGTAGAGAAGGTGATGGAGCGGTACATCCCACAGGTGACCGTCATCGGGGGCGCCCTCGTCGGGTTCCTCGCCGTGATGGCGAACCTGCTCGGCACTATTGGACAGGTCTCCGGAACCGGGCTGCTGCTCGCGGTCTCTATCACGTACAAGCTGTACGAGGAGATCGCCGAGGAGCAGCTGATGGAGATGCATCCGATGATGCGCCAGATGTTCGGGAACGAGTAG
- a CDS encoding winged helix-turn-helix transcriptional regulator — protein sequence MSHHLDEIDRQIIHALMSDARNTSAPMIAEDMNVSAGTVRNRIERLEEAGVIRGYTAIVDFEQAGGRLTSVFMCTVPADERERLALAARSIPGVINVRVLMAGRRDLQVVAVGEETSDLREIARALSGLDIRIEDEELLQTELHTPYSRFLDDGSKQSVVTDTVTLADGTAVIEVCVTDDAPIVGRSPSEARDDGLLSSDTIVTSIERDGSIIHPVDDATVRPNDVVTVLPKESSEEEVLEAFLADEDETPPATS from the coding sequence GTGAGTCACCACCTCGACGAGATCGATCGACAGATCATTCACGCGCTGATGTCGGACGCGAGGAACACCTCCGCGCCGATGATCGCGGAGGACATGAACGTCTCCGCGGGGACGGTCCGGAACCGGATCGAGCGTCTCGAGGAGGCGGGCGTCATCCGCGGCTACACGGCGATCGTCGACTTCGAGCAGGCCGGCGGACGGCTCACCTCGGTGTTCATGTGTACCGTTCCCGCGGACGAGCGGGAGCGACTGGCGCTGGCGGCCCGATCCATTCCGGGGGTGATCAACGTCCGCGTACTGATGGCCGGCCGCCGTGACCTGCAGGTGGTCGCGGTCGGCGAGGAGACGAGCGACCTCCGGGAGATCGCGCGCGCGCTCTCCGGGCTTGACATCCGCATCGAGGACGAGGAACTGCTCCAGACGGAGCTACACACCCCGTACTCTCGGTTCCTCGACGACGGCTCCAAACAGTCCGTGGTCACCGACACCGTCACGCTCGCGGACGGGACCGCCGTCATCGAGGTGTGCGTCACCGATGACGCGCCGATCGTCGGCCGCTCTCCGTCGGAGGCCCGCGACGACGGGCTCCTGTCGAGCGACACCATCGTGACGTCGATCGAGCGCGACGGGTCGATCATCCATCCGGTCGACGACGCGACGGTCCGGCCGAACGACGTGGTGACCGTGCTTCCAAAGGAGTCGTCAGAGGAGGAGGTCCTCGAAGCGTTCCTCGCCGACGAGGACGAGACCCCGCCGGCGACGTCGTGA
- a CDS encoding universal stress protein, with translation MADTILVPIELPDPEPLSSVLIEDLASLSVVVLGHYDLPEQTPASSARDQFGEAAQATLDEVAEAFADAGAAVRTRLVFGKDRAAAIRQVATEEGCAAELDPAPTEGIGRILVPLPDVAEFDRLPRFIRVLSEDSTKRITLFHVVEGEESRERGESIVAETRERLVADGFDSASVDTLVVEGDEHDEEILRVAAGYDAVVMYEPESRLGDRLFGSLADRIADETGDPVILVNRDY, from the coding sequence ATGGCAGACACGATCCTCGTTCCGATCGAACTCCCGGATCCGGAGCCGCTGTCGTCGGTGTTGATCGAGGACCTGGCCTCGCTCTCGGTCGTGGTGCTCGGCCACTACGACCTCCCCGAGCAGACGCCGGCCAGCTCGGCCCGCGACCAGTTCGGTGAGGCGGCACAGGCGACGCTCGACGAGGTCGCCGAGGCGTTCGCCGACGCCGGCGCGGCCGTCCGGACGCGACTGGTGTTCGGGAAGGATCGAGCGGCCGCGATCCGGCAGGTCGCGACAGAGGAAGGGTGTGCCGCAGAGCTCGATCCCGCCCCGACAGAGGGGATCGGTCGAATTCTCGTGCCGCTCCCCGACGTCGCCGAGTTCGACCGGCTCCCGAGGTTCATCCGGGTGCTGAGCGAGGACTCCACCAAGCGGATCACCCTGTTCCACGTCGTCGAGGGCGAGGAGTCACGGGAACGGGGCGAGTCCATCGTCGCGGAGACCCGCGAGCGCCTCGTCGCGGACGGGTTCGATTCCGCGTCCGTCGACACGCTGGTCGTCGAGGGCGACGAACACGACGAGGAGATCCTCCGGGTCGCGGCCGGGTACGACGCGGTCGTGATGTACGAGCCGGAGTCCCGTCTCGGCGACCGCCTGTTCGGATCGCTGGCGGACCGGATCGCGGACGAGACCGGCGACCCGGTGATCCTCGTCAACCGAGACTACTGA
- a CDS encoding uL15m family ribosomal protein → MTSKKRRQRGSRTHGGGTHKNRRGAGHRGGRGAAGRAKHEFHNYGPLGKYGFKRPEDAQTEVLEVKVQKLDEDAALYAAEGLAEEDGDAYVVDARDVVDDGHDADVVKVLGGGQVRRELRVTADAFTAGAVELIEEAGGEATLSERAEAAAESENTSDDETDEA, encoded by the coding sequence ATGACGAGCAAGAAACGTCGACAGCGCGGATCCAGAACGCACGGCGGCGGAACGCACAAGAACCGGCGCGGCGCCGGTCACCGCGGCGGCCGCGGCGCGGCCGGCCGCGCGAAACACGAGTTCCACAACTACGGCCCGCTCGGCAAGTACGGATTCAAGCGCCCCGAGGACGCGCAGACGGAGGTCCTCGAGGTCAAGGTCCAGAAGCTCGACGAGGACGCGGCGCTGTACGCCGCGGAGGGCCTCGCCGAGGAGGACGGCGACGCCTACGTGGTCGACGCGCGCGACGTCGTCGACGACGGCCACGACGCCGATGTCGTGAAGGTGCTCGGCGGCGGACAGGTCCGCCGCGAGCTCCGCGTCACGGCCGACGCGTTCACCGCCGGCGCGGTCGAACTGATCGAGGAGGCGGGCGGCGAGGCGACGCTCTCCGAGCGCGCCGAGGCCGCTGCCGAATCAGAAAACACTTCAGACGACGAGACTGACGAGGCGTAA
- a CDS encoding macro domain-containing protein: protein MEFDVTRGDIAEQRADALANAAGTSLRMGSGVAGALRRNAGGPINEAAVSKGPVELGGVAVTDAYELDADHVIHAAAMPHYGDGLATEESVREATRNALATAEELGCESLVIPVLGTGAAGLGFEAGAETVCEAIEAHDPTTLTDVRVIAYSSEEFETLDAVAERVRSTER from the coding sequence ATGGAGTTCGACGTGACCCGCGGCGACATCGCCGAACAGCGCGCGGACGCGCTCGCGAACGCCGCCGGAACCAGCCTGCGGATGGGGAGCGGCGTCGCCGGCGCGCTTCGTCGAAACGCGGGCGGCCCAATAAACGAGGCCGCCGTCTCGAAGGGGCCCGTCGAGCTCGGTGGGGTCGCCGTCACCGACGCGTACGAGCTGGACGCCGACCACGTGATCCACGCCGCGGCGATGCCGCACTACGGCGACGGGCTGGCGACCGAGGAGAGCGTCCGCGAGGCGACGCGGAACGCGCTGGCGACCGCCGAGGAGCTCGGCTGCGAGTCGCTCGTGATTCCGGTGCTCGGTACCGGCGCCGCCGGGCTCGGGTTCGAGGCGGGTGCCGAGACCGTCTGCGAAGCGATCGAGGCACACGATCCGACGACGCTGACCGACGTCCGGGTTATCGCGTACTCGAGCGAGGAGTTCGAGACGCTCGACGCCGTCGCGGAGCGAGTCCGCTCGACGGAGCGGTAG